A region of the Epinephelus moara isolate mb chromosome 23, YSFRI_EMoa_1.0, whole genome shotgun sequence genome:
GCGCCCAGGACAAAATATCTGCACTTGGGCCAGTCAAAACTACGTTACGTTGCTGATATCATGATGTGTGCGGTCACCTCAGGAGCGATGTAGTCAGGTGTCCCACAGAAAGTGGCGGTCCGCGACTCATCTTGCATGTTCTCCTTACACATGCCGAAGTCTGCTATCTTTATGTGACCCTCGGAGTCCAGCAGCACATTATCCAGCTTCAGATCCCTGCAGAGGATATGAGCAGCGAGACATTAAACCAACAGAAAGCAGTGGGTCTCTTGAGTTTTAGTCATCATCAGTTTCAGTTCTGCTTCTGGCTTCTACTGAGACTCTACCTGTAAATGATTCCTTTAGAGTGCAGGAACTGGAGCCCACAGATGATCTCAGCTGCATAGAAGCTGAAAGAAGAAACAAATGACATGGGGGgtgttatttttgtctttcctcTTGCTCATTTCATTTGCATCACTACCTGCTGACTCCATCACAGAAGTACAAGGGAAGTGAATGAAAGAAACAGAGCCACCACATTAAGCACAGATGTTATAGAAGACAAATTGGCCCAATCACAAGCAGTTatgttaaaacaaatgtaatagTTTCTGTGTTTCCACAAAGGTTTCATAGCAAGAAAGAAGCATCCCTCCCAAACAGTACACAGATAAAGTAGTGTCTTAACAGCCGTACTGGATGTTGCGCATACATACGTGGCTCTGTGCAGATCAAACTTGTGGCAGCTCTGGATGTGGAACATGAGATCTCCTCCATTCAGATACTCCATCACGAAGAACAGGTTTTCCTGGATACAACAAATACAGATAGGTCAGGGTTGTAGTTGTAGCCGAGGAGGGCGTCGTCCATCCATCCCTttctcgtgaacgcaatatctcaagaacgccttaaggcaatgtcttcaaattttcTGTAGGCTTTGCGGGCTAGCTGCGTTAACATGAGGAAATAGTGCCCACtacccaccctccagtctccactggttagctaatgttagccttggcAGCTCTGCATTGCATACCACCTGGGTCTGgtagcagctagctagcagcgcAGCTCATTTGGTGTTTACCACTGGTAATGCCCTCCGCCACTGGGACGTtgatgcagaaacatggtgaccaCCCCTCTGTCCCACTGGTAGACCCAGTGAGTAAGCGGCTTTATTTTGAGCCGCAAACCCCATTTAGCATTGTTAGcaatgttagcaccactagctgtgctgacactgctaatgttgctaacagagctaacagtcgtcaacaatgctaaagggaGGATTGTGGCTCAAAGTTGAGCTACTTACTCACTGAAGCGACCTGCGAGGAGGCCAGAGGATGGGCGCAATGTCTCCACAGCAATGCTGTCAGGTCAGGATGGTGTTACTAGTGGTAATTGCTGAATGAGCAGCgtcgctagctagctcccaccagacccggTTGGTGCAAAGTACAGTAACCCTGAGAGTAGCAAAATTAGCTCATAGACTGACATGCGCAACCAGTCAAAAATATGCTCGGTGGTTAACTGATTAATGGTTGACTACCCTACTCTgaggcaaacaaaagtttatgataccaGCATGTTTCAGTAAGATAGTCtaaacaaatgaacaccactgtcatgatttttgaagcgtaaatacaatcaccagaagtaaaaagctaacgttagggtATAAAGGAACTACACTACGGTAGCATGACTTCAGTGTTGCTACAACAGCCGTGTTTGGTGTgttgatgttctgtagtctcatttagctacTTGTACGTAATTGCCTTTTTCAAGACGCTTAAAAACTTAAGAATtaatgagtggggtatttattgAGGTATTTTTGCCGTAGAGTCtgttaagcttgtgttaatcacagaccttattcaaggcatctaaccaaaaacccattccaTTGACTTCAAGTCTAGGAAACcagaagtgctaaaatgctaactaattTCAGGGTGTGAGTCCGAGTGTACGTGATTGTTACCTTGGTCTGGAAGGTGCAGTAAAGGTGCGTGAGGAAAGGGTTTTCCCAGGCTAGAGAGAGAACCCTCCTCTCCACCATGGTGCACTCCACGTCATCGTCCATCAGCACCACGTCCTTTTTCAGAGCCTTCACCGCATAAAACAGCCCGCTTTTTTTCAGCTCAGCTAAAAAcacctggaaacacagcaagaaCATGTGAAAGCTGCCAGACAGTtcatatgttattttttttgcaaccCACTTCTAACACCCCCCCCTCTCATGCTGTTTGTGATGCACGGTGATAACTGCCATGACATCAGAGCAACAATAAGTCAGTGGTTTTTTGTGGAAACTGGCtgtgagaagagagagaagtgtTGACCACAAGAGTCATAACGGTCTGTGTGACCACCCTCTGTTGATGAGAATGACAAGAATATCACTGATGACAAACTCATGGAAAAAAGCCGTCCTCTGAACGTGTTGCGTATGAGTTCTAATTACTTTATAGAGTCTTAGACCTACAAGTTTATATAtgtcgcccagccctactttgagcaccacaggccGAGTGCCCCCGAGTTCCATTATACTGATAAGACTGATAAACAGAAGTACAGTTAAGAggcaaaatatgtatttttgatttgggggtgaactctctctgttctctctctctgtctgtcttgtttTGATCACATCATCTGCAGTACCTTTCCGAAGCTGCCCTTCCCAAGCATCTTGTGCAGGACGAAGTCATCGATGGTGAATTTAGGCTGGTGATCCTTCCTGGGAACGGCGTACAGAGGCTCTTCTTCTGTCGGCGACTCAGCGATAGACCTGCTGATGTCGGTCGGTCCGTCCCATGAAACAccctgcagctctgcaggtCAGGACGCAGAATTAGGGGAAACAAATGCATGATATGAAAAATGACCAAGAGGAAATGTGCTGGATGAAAGTAGAGATTTTTTCAGAGGTCACGTACCTTTGTTTGCAGGTGCGGCTGTGCCTGCTGCGCTCGTTACCACCCCAGATGGAGCTCGGACCATTCCTGGCTGATTGACAGTTACTGGGCCTTCTCGACTAATGATGTCACTATCCCTGGTGCTTCTGGCCTGAAGACAGAAGGTAGGAGCAGAATCAGAGGTTTATTTCATATAaaattttaaagcaaaaaatgtCAGGGGGAAAAGCCTTTACAAAATTCTTGAGACACTTACAAGATGTCTCTGGGAAACAGAAGACCTTAACTATACACCCTAAAATCCTTCTAAACCTTTTGTACATGGACCCATACTTACCGTGCTCCAGTACATACTAATGAAATTCTCAGGGGTGTCTTAACAACTTACCAAGGCAGAATTTGATGGGGAAAACTTTTCTCAATACCTCGACAATTCCTCAAAATGTACACATTCAAACATTTATAAAGAGGAGAACATTTGTTTGTCTGACCTGCTGTTTACTTTCGATGATAGCCAGAGCCTCAGCCATCAGTTTTTGGTTGACCCCACAGAGGTTGGCTACTTTCTTCTGGCATTTATGATGGACATTCATGCCACATTCtgcacagaaaacacagcatgACTGTGATGTAATATAGACATGTTATCTGAGAACACAATTCTGTATCTATGACATCTCACCCTTTCTGCCTCCACATATTTTCACATGCACCGTGTGATCATCAGGGCTTTGAAAAGGGGTTATTAAGCTGTGTTCCTTCTTTTCTTATATTCCTCTAAGGATAGAAGGTACTGTATGCTGTACAGATTGTTAAGCCCAACAGTGTGAGGCAAATTTGACTGTGATTTTTGCGATTTGTGGATTGTGATTTTGGGTAATACGAATAGAATTGACTTGACTGGACTCGACTGTAGTAGGGGTGCACCAATCCGATAACTAGATTGAATATCGGCcctgatatcatcaaaatagatggatcgggtatcggaaaatgcaacctatacctgaggcgatgcCTTCCGTTTAAATCTACTGCGACGTGAGCTACGTtatacgtcatggagcgaaggagagaatctgctgtgtggaggtatttcacacttttaactttttgttaaaaataaatagttcatcattgtattaatctgtttcatctagtttcattttatctcaggaaagaactgtgtggtcatcaatgcctgatgcctctagtcttttctgttctacatgtaaaggtatatagctttttaggtcaaccatggtatcggattaccctggaaatccagagttctcgcgagagcacaatttgaatttgctcagcgagtcactctggcaatcagtaatgatgctcattatctatgcccatgaaactgagctgcaccaatcacatcggtgtatctgatataggcgggccagaggcgagctaaacagatgacgacagcgctgcgatgacgaagtccggaatcagtcagtaaacattgcaagatggctacggatgaacaccagttgtttgaaacggctttggccgctacaatgaacgagttagacttggctttttctctaaaagaggaacagaagacggcgctcgaatctttcctttgcaagaaggacgtttttgctgttttgccgaccggatacggcaagagtctaatctaccagttagctccgctggtagctaagcgtatacgtcaccccgtgtattgttctgattggtcgtagtgttatccaattgtgtgcagtgatatttacaaatgcatgcttggtgccgcccctcgagttgggccatttgcattactcatggccagaccctaaatctttctagatttgggtctggatttccaggctagtatCGGATCGGAATCAGTtatcgggtatcggctgatagtcaaagccacagcattggtatcaaaactgaaaaagctggatcggtgcatctctagaCTGTAGTAAACACTGGGTCAATATtagggctgggttaaaataattgATTCATCCTATTCAGTTGATCTTCACTTAAATGACCTGATTTTAATCTTGAGTCGGtctgaaaaatgtgttgttgcAAAGCTGAAAAAAAGGTAGTTTGTCTCATGAaaagtggctgttttgtgtttcaCAGGGCGGTgacattgaaataaaatatctgTTAATATACCAGTAGTTTATGAATGTTTATCCACAGCCACCTGCAGCTACTCTATTAGATTATAAGTGTGCGAGGTGAGTTGTACTTCCATATAAGACATTAAAATCCAGAGACACTTGTGAACTTTTCCTTTTGGCAAAAGGGCAAAATTTTCTTTTAGACGCCTGCGTTCAAATGGTGTCATCAGCTGCGTTAACACAAGCAAGTCAGTGTGTATTACATTGACACAACCACAcataaatgacagaaatcatAAAACTCCCGCCTCTCACCCTCACATTTGAGCCCCTGCTTGGCGAGCCCCCACAGCAGAGTGCCGCAGTGTTCACAGAACGTGGGACTTTTGTAGTTGTAGACTTTAAACCTGTGGGGCATGTCGATCTTGAAGCGCTCCTTGTGGATCTGCAGAACACAAATCACATCACACAGCTCATCACGGACGCCCTAATACACGTCGTTAAGCCTTGCAAACAGGTTTTGGCAGTTGGGCCAGAAGCAAACAAAGCTACAGGCAGTAGTAggaaacacttcctgtatccaGACAGTGGGTGGCAGCTCTGTCCTTTTTTTATGACAACGTGAGGTTTTGCATtctcacatgtgctcagtgggCCTGTGGctgaggaggaagtgaaacaaGAGCGAGAAGATAAAAGCAGCGAATGAGCCGAGACAAGAATGTCTGGTGTAACGATACTTCTGTGTGAGGTGACTTCTTGATTAGTAAGCATTATAACCACAAGTTTACAAATCTCTTACGCACACTGTATCAGCAGATTGAAGTGTGACTGCGTAGAAACAGTGACACACTCATGGAGAGCATTTATGTGGAACAATGAGTGTGTGAGAATCGGCGTGATGCGGATACTCACCATTGTTTCTTTGCTGTTAATGGCTGAACCAGTGCATTTGGCGATTACTTTGTCTATGCATTTTTTGTGAATAGCTGCGTTGCACTCTGAAAGACACAAAGGTGGCAGTTAGGCACGAGGGGGGGGCAAAGACGCCATCTCCATAACGTGTGTGGAAACTAATGTGATACTCACGTCTGCACTGGTAACCCTGCTTGTTAAGACCCCTGTGAAGATAAAAACAGGTTGAAATGACTCATGATAATGAAGTAAATGATAATTTGGTGGTCTATATTTCAGTTTGTTGCGCACCAGACAAACTCTTTGCACACGGAACAGAAGGTCGGTTGAGGGAAGAACGTGGCGCTGAACTCATGACATTTGACAATGTGAACTTTCGCCTGTTTGATGGCACCTCGCCGCTGATGGAGGGCGAACAGACCCTCTCTCTCTCGTTCGGActcctggtcgtcttcagtcTGACCTGCGGCGTCTGAAACACATCATACAACCTTTtatttgaagaagaaaaagacataCTGTTGTAGAACTCAGCCTTCCCTGGACAGAGTGATCGATCATCGCGAAAGGTTTCACAGCTTTCACACAGATTTCGATTTACCACCTTTCAGTGCATCGAGAAGTGTTTCTTGCCAACATCTGAGTTTCATTTTGTCGATACCATCTCTTAGGGATGAGTCAGTCGTTTGTGTTGCAGCCCCACTTTGTGAtctaatttttgctgttttacataaaaacattgcCTTGTGTATTGTGAAATGATGAGACCTTTAAAACATAAATCATCTGCACGCCCTGAGTAAATTGTTTACCAGAGTATTTTGTACCAGTACTATTGTGGCAGTACTTGAAGTTTGATAAAATACAACCcaaattatttttgt
Encoded here:
- the prkcq gene encoding protein kinase C theta type, with the translated sequence MSPFLRIGFSNFEIDPGLAYHEEVLNPYCAVYMKEAIDTEKGQVYKQKKPTMYPPWSSTFDAHVHRGRIMHVMVKDRTAELKSEATVALDTLATRCKKENGKLEIWLELKPQGRLLMEARYYLEKSDAAGQTEDDQESEREREGLFALHQRRGAIKQAKVHIVKCHEFSATFFPQPTFCSVCKEFVWGLNKQGYQCRQCNAAIHKKCIDKVIAKCTGSAINSKETMIHKERFKIDMPHRFKVYNYKSPTFCEHCGTLLWGLAKQGLKCEECGMNVHHKCQKKVANLCGVNQKLMAEALAIIESKQQARSTRDSDIISREGPVTVNQPGMVRAPSGVVTSAAGTAAPANKELQGVSWDGPTDISRSIAESPTEEEPLYAVPRKDHQPKFTIDDFVLHKMLGKGSFGKVFLAELKKSGLFYAVKALKKDVVLMDDDVECTMVERRVLSLAWENPFLTHLYCTFQTKENLFFVMEYLNGGDLMFHIQSCHKFDLHRATFYAAEIICGLQFLHSKGIIYRDLKLDNVLLDSEGHIKIADFGMCKENMQDESRTATFCGTPDYIAPEILLGQKYNSSVDWWSFGVLLYEMLIGQSPFHGRDEEELFQSIRTDNPAYPRWLTKDAKDILIQLFVREPEERLGVKGNIREHSFFSCTDWSALEQRKVAPPFKPTLTSPSDCSNFDKEFINEKPRLSCADRTLINSVDQTMFRNFSFVNPGMTRTAAPH